The following DNA comes from Candidatus Desulfatibia profunda.
GCATTTTTCCCAGACATGGCCCGGCAATACCAACAGGCCGATCTGGTGATATGCCGGGCCGGTGCTACGACAGTGGCGGAAATTACAGCGGTCGGCAAGGGAGTTGTGTTCGTTCCGTTTCCGTTTGCGGCCGATAATCACCAGGTTTTAAATGCCCGCACCCTCGCGGACGCCGGTGCCGCTGAAATGATCCTTCAGCAAGATCTTAACGGCCGAATTCTTGCCGATAAAATTGAATACTTCGCATCAAACCCGGAAGCGCTGAACCGCATGGCCTCCCGGGCAAAAAGTCTCGGCCGGCCGGATGCGGCCGCAATGATTGTGGACGACTGCTATAGATTGGTAAATTCGTCTAACCAACTAACTATTTAACCAAAAAAAATGTATCTGAAAAAATATCACATCCACTTTGTCGGTATCGGCGGCATCGGAATGAGCGGGATTGCCGAACTCCTTCTCAACCTGGGCTACAAGGTGTCCGGATCCGACATCAGCGCTTCGGATCTGACCCGGCGTCTGCAAAGCTTGGGAGGAACTGTATTTCAAGGGCATTTGGAAAAACAAATCCACGGGGCGGATGTTGTCGTCACCTCATCGGCCATCGGTCCGGATAATCCCGAAGTTGTTGCCGCCAATCAGGCATCGATCCCGGTGATACCCAGGGCCGAAATGCTCGCTGAACTGATGCGTTTAAAGTACAGCATAGCGGTTGCCGGCGCCCACGGCAAAACATCGACCACATCTTTGATCGCTTCCGTGCTTGAAAAAGGCGGTCTGGATCCAACCGTGGTCATCGGCGGCAAACTTAAAAGCATCGGAACCAATGCCTTGCTTGGGGAGGGAGATTTCATCGTGGCCGAAGCGGATGAAAGCGACGGCTCTTTTCTGAAAATGTCCCCCACCATTGCCGTGGTAACGAATATAGACCGGGAGCACCTCGATTTTTACAGGGACCTTGATCACATCAAAGACGTCTTTGTAAGTTTCATCGACAGAATCCCATTTTACGGCCTGGCGGTTCTCTGCCTGGATGATGAGCCCATCCAGGCTATTCTCCCCCAAATCAAAAAACGCGTTACCACCTATGGAATGAGCAGCCAGGCGGATATCCAGGCCAAAAATATTATATCCGAAGGATTAAAAAGCAGCTTCGTTGTCGATTACCTTGGCGAACGGCTCGGAGAAATATCCCTGAACCTGCCCGGCCGGCATAATGTTTACAATTCCATGGCCAGTATTGCGGTGGGGATTGAACTCGACATCGGCTTTGACGTTATCAAAAGCGCCCTGGAAACCGTCCAGGGCGTTCAGCGCAGACTGGAAATCAAAGGAGAAATCAACGGCATTACCGTTGTCGACGACTACGGCCATCATCCCACGGAAATAAAAACCACCCTGCAGGCCGCCAAACAATGCTGGCCTGACCGACGCCTCGTGGTGGTGTTTCAGCCGCACCGTTACACCCGGACCCGCGCCCTTTTTGATGAGTTTACACGTTCGTTCTACCAGTCGGATCTC
Coding sequences within:
- a CDS encoding UDP-N-acetylmuramate--L-alanine ligase, whose amino-acid sequence is MYLKKYHIHFVGIGGIGMSGIAELLLNLGYKVSGSDISASDLTRRLQSLGGTVFQGHLEKQIHGADVVVTSSAIGPDNPEVVAANQASIPVIPRAEMLAELMRLKYSIAVAGAHGKTSTTSLIASVLEKGGLDPTVVIGGKLKSIGTNALLGEGDFIVAEADESDGSFLKMSPTIAVVTNIDREHLDFYRDLDHIKDVFVSFIDRIPFYGLAVLCLDDEPIQAILPQIKKRVTTYGMSSQADIQAKNIISEGLKSSFVVDYLGERLGEISLNLPGRHNVYNSMASIAVGIELDIGFDVIKSALETVQGVQRRLEIKGEINGITVVDDYGHHPTEIKTTLQAAKQCWPDRRLVVVFQPHRYTRTRALFDEFTRSFYQSDLLIVLPIYSAGEKEINGVDSRLLFEEIRAHGHKDVVYMPGFEEAVSHLKQTLTTGDILLTQGAGDVYKLGETLLKE